The sequence ACAGGTGTTTGATGCACTAGATGGTGTGATGTTCCATATGAACTGTGAAAACAAAAGCGCAGATTCATTTGTGGCCTTACTGGACTCAATCTCTGAGCAGTTTGGACAATACCTAGATAAAATGCAGTGGGTTAGCTTAGGTGGCGGCGTGTTCTTCACTTGGCCGGGCTATGAGCTTGAGAAACTGGCGGCTGCACTGAAAGCTTTTGCCGAAAAGCATGGCGTACAGTTATATCTTGAACCAGGTGAGGCGATTATCACTAAAACAACCGATTTGGTCGTGACAGTGGTTGATATTGTCGAAAACGAAAAGAAAACCGCTATTGTCGATTCAGCAACTGAAGCGCACCGTTTAGATACCTTAATTTATGATGAGCCTGCTTCAATTTTAGAAGCCACTGATGGCGCTTTGCATCACTATGTGATTGGTTCGTGCTCATGCTTAGCGGGCGACCAGTTCTGCGAAACGCAATTTGCTGAGCCGCTAAAGATTGGTCAGCGTCTACATATCTTAGACAGTGCGGGTTATACCATGGTGAAACTGAACTGGTTTAATGGCATTAAGATGCCATCCATTTATTGCCAGCGTAGCAGTGGGGAAGTAGTCAAGCTCAATGAGTTTGGTTACGCCGATTTTAAACGTTCACTCTCTCAGTGGTCCGTTTAAAACGCCTGATAACCACATGAAATTTAAATAAAAAAGCTCGCTAAATATAGCGAGCTTTTTGATAGGTACGTATGTCATTTAACGTGAATACGCTAAATGCTTTACCTAAGCGTTAATGATCACTTTAGTATCTTCGCTTAGTGATTCCAATTCACGAGTCACATCTTTTAGGCCTAACGCCGCTGGCAGTTTAAGCGCCAGTTGCGCGGTGAATAGGCTTGCACTAATGCCGCTACCACCACCTGCAATAAACACTCGTTGACAGTCCATATCCAGGATAGTGACGTTTTGTTTATCTAAAATGTGCGTAATTTCGTTAACGATACCTGCGCGGTCGTTAGCATTGACGCGCAATGAATAGATTTCGTTTTCGTCGTGCAGTGATGCGTCAGCATCAGCAAATTGGCAAGTAAGATTTTCTGTTTTTGAAAATGCTTCTTTCACGATTTGTGCATTTTCTTGCGGTAGTTCAATTTTAATCACACCGGCAACATGGTGCTCGATAAAGTTAACTTTGCTGAGTAACCATTTGCCGTTGTTCTCATGCGTGACTGAAGAAAGGCGCTTGATAGTCGAAGGCGAAGCTGTGCCGATAAAGTTTACGATAAATGTAGTTTGCATAGAATTTCCCCTACAGTTTTGATAAGCCTATGGAAATCAGAACTAATTTAATTGATGTATCTAGTTTAGAAAACAATATTTATACTTGCATGATATGAATCAAATATTTAGCCAGATATCCATTTTATGGTGAGAACTTAGATCTAGATTTTGATTATATTGCTCATAAGTGCTCCAACCACTGACGATTCATGGCAGATCTTCTATAAATAGGGTGAGATTTTGCTAAGAACCTTTTATGCTACGCAGGTTAATTTAAGGAAGTGAATAATGATCATAAAACCTCGAATTCGTGGATTTATCTGTACCACAACACACCCAGTGGGCTGTGAAGCTAACGTAAAAGAACAAATTGCTTATACAAAAGCACAAGGCCCAATTGCTAACGCACCAAAACGTGTGT is a genomic window of Vibrio neonatus containing:
- a CDS encoding glycine cleavage system protein R; protein product: MQTTFIVNFIGTASPSTIKRLSSVTHENNGKWLLSKVNFIEHHVAGVIKIELPQENAQIVKEAFSKTENLTCQFADADASLHDENEIYSLRVNANDRAGIVNEITHILDKQNVTILDMDCQRVFIAGGGSGISASLFTAQLALKLPAALGLKDVTRELESLSEDTKVIINA
- the nspC gene encoding carboxynorspermidine decarboxylase → MNHSQLQTPYFMIDEAKLIQNLETAKKLKELSGVKLVLALKCFSTWGVFDIIKPYLDGTTSSGPYEVKLGHETFGGETHAYSVGYTEQDVLEVADIADKLIFNSQSQLAHYRHLVEGKASLGLRLNPGVSVAGQDLANPARKYSRLGVQAAHIDPQVFDALDGVMFHMNCENKSADSFVALLDSISEQFGQYLDKMQWVSLGGGVFFTWPGYELEKLAAALKAFAEKHGVQLYLEPGEAIITKTTDLVVTVVDIVENEKKTAIVDSATEAHRLDTLIYDEPASILEATDGALHHYVIGSCSCLAGDQFCETQFAEPLKIGQRLHILDSAGYTMVKLNWFNGIKMPSIYCQRSSGEVVKLNEFGYADFKRSLSQWSV